In Streptomyces sp. SN-593, a single genomic region encodes these proteins:
- a CDS encoding DUF397 domain-containing protein codes for MAESTVGQPLANGKKPQVDLTGAEWLSSSQGTGDVQIAFVEGYIAMRDGRNPDGPALIFTPAEWRAFVLGARDGEFDLT; via the coding sequence GTGGCCGAGAGCACCGTCGGACAGCCGTTGGCCAACGGGAAGAAGCCGCAGGTGGATCTGACCGGGGCGGAGTGGCTGTCCAGCAGCCAGGGCACCGGGGACGTGCAGATCGCTTTCGTGGAGGGGTACATCGCGATGCGGGACGGCCGCAATCCCGACGGCCCGGCGCTGATCTTCACCCCCGCCGAGTGGCGGGCGTTCGTCCTGGGCGCGCGGGACGGCGAGTTCGACCTGACCTGA
- a CDS encoding maleylpyruvate isomerase family mycothiol-dependent enzyme: MTGTSPADLREALAEGQSRLRAFLPDLTDEALRGPSPLPGWSRGHVLTHIEGVGLALARQARYALRGKLIDVYDGGRAARDAAIETGHRRPVQQLAPALADALDEVEASWSAVGPDDWDRPVRYREGTLRDAGLAWWRELEIHTADADLGYRTHAWSVPLCTHLIGFLAPRVPDGYRVTLTATDADFSWSHGSGSPLAVEGHLTDLAAWLAGRHPEQPLTADRLPPLGNWP; the protein is encoded by the coding sequence GTGACCGGGACCTCGCCCGCCGACCTCCGGGAGGCGCTCGCGGAGGGGCAGTCGCGGCTGCGCGCCTTCCTCCCGGACCTCACCGACGAGGCGCTCCGCGGGCCGAGCCCGCTGCCGGGCTGGAGCCGCGGCCATGTCCTCACGCACATCGAAGGGGTCGGCCTCGCGCTGGCCCGGCAGGCCCGCTACGCCCTGCGCGGCAAGCTGATCGACGTCTACGACGGGGGCCGGGCCGCCCGCGACGCCGCCATCGAGACGGGGCACCGGCGGCCGGTGCAGCAACTCGCGCCGGCCCTGGCCGACGCGCTGGACGAGGTGGAGGCGTCCTGGTCCGCGGTCGGGCCGGACGACTGGGACCGGCCGGTCCGCTACCGCGAGGGGACCCTGCGGGACGCCGGCCTGGCCTGGTGGCGGGAACTGGAGATCCACACGGCCGACGCGGACCTCGGCTACCGCACCCACGCGTGGTCGGTGCCCCTGTGCACCCACCTCATCGGCTTCCTCGCGCCCCGCGTGCCGGACGGGTACCGGGTGACGCTCACCGCCACCGACGCGGACTTCTCCTGGTCCCACGGATCGGGCTCGCCCCTGGCCGTCGAGGGGCACCTGACCGACCTCGCCGCCTGGCTCGCCGGCCGCCACCCCGAGCAGCCCCTGACCGCGGACCGCCTGCCCCCGTTGGGCAACTGGCCCTGA
- a CDS encoding ATP-binding protein — protein sequence MLGGTVGGARALFERDAELAAVDEALTAVTGLEPGAVREPAATPGRRRGGLLAFAASAGLGKTTLLAEVRSRAADRGCTVLSARGGDQEQQVAFHVARQLLQPLLAGSTEAELRAALGSWYGIVGPALGLCTASGAAPDPQGLRDGLDWMLTHVAVQHAPVVLVLDDAHWADPQSLNWLAAFAPRTDDLALLVVVAYRPDELPSSAEAFRGLPGRAGHRPLGLEPLTADAIGRLVRDRVGDHADDDFCRECWAVTAGNPFEAVELAVKVHDRGLRPDNGSVHLLRDLAAASKGSGLIAGLERLGPSTVRLAWAAAVLGTEIQPALAAAVAGLGSQEAADCADRLRAARVLTGSRTLEFVHPLIATAVYRAIPDAVRVALHGKAAWAVVDAGLGATAAARHLLETHPEEDPWVVHQLRSAAREILRAGAPEAARDCLARALREPPPPGERAAVLYELGCATQLLEPTTTANHLRAALEEPIGDPELRDGILFLLSQSLAHSDRLSEAAEVVGKAARTATAPRTRLRMQAEQFMWDAFRSDEPDSPGRSRRLARLADRLTGRDLTERYIIGLRAWDATLRAEPTDTVLRHAARALRGGLPWADEGRGFEVPVLVAMTYVYADRPDRAEELFAEGIADFERHGWRGAHLSFGYVLLGYVRYRCGRLAEAEELARDGLRLAERVGRGTPVQWYAVAVLAGILVARGRAEEAAALAADYAFAAPFPAAVTFPDAQAVHGEVLLALGRREEAAAELAAVGRRLDPRGMRNPGWCPWQLHLALAEAPDAPEHAARTALDAVERARQFGAPSAVGGALRVAAEVIGGPRGLALLAEAVTHLEASPAAHQLAAARVAQGAALRAAGQPGPAADALRRGLEGALGCGADGLAGSARAELARVPAPRRPPGAGSPGVRATAPRET from the coding sequence ATGCTGGGAGGGACGGTCGGCGGCGCCCGCGCGCTGTTCGAACGTGACGCCGAACTGGCCGCCGTGGATGAGGCGTTGACCGCCGTCACCGGCTTGGAGCCCGGGGCCGTGCGGGAGCCGGCCGCGACCCCCGGCCGGCGGCGGGGCGGGCTGCTGGCGTTCGCCGCCTCCGCCGGGCTCGGCAAGACCACCCTGCTCGCCGAGGTGCGCTCCCGCGCCGCGGACCGCGGCTGCACCGTGCTGTCCGCGCGCGGCGGCGACCAGGAGCAGCAGGTCGCCTTCCACGTCGCCCGGCAGCTCCTGCAACCTCTGCTCGCCGGCTCGACCGAGGCGGAGCTGCGTGCCGCGCTGGGCAGTTGGTACGGCATCGTCGGCCCGGCGCTCGGGCTGTGCACGGCCAGCGGCGCCGCCCCCGACCCGCAGGGACTGCGGGACGGCCTGGACTGGATGCTCACGCACGTCGCGGTCCAGCACGCCCCGGTGGTGCTGGTGCTCGACGACGCCCACTGGGCCGACCCGCAGTCCCTGAACTGGCTCGCGGCCTTCGCGCCGCGCACCGACGACCTCGCGCTGCTGGTCGTCGTGGCCTACCGGCCGGACGAACTGCCGTCCTCCGCCGAGGCGTTCCGCGGCCTGCCCGGCCGCGCGGGCCACCGCCCGCTCGGCCTGGAACCGCTGACCGCCGACGCGATCGGCCGGCTGGTGCGCGACCGGGTCGGCGACCACGCCGACGACGACTTCTGCCGGGAGTGCTGGGCGGTCACCGCCGGAAACCCCTTCGAGGCGGTCGAGTTGGCCGTCAAGGTGCACGACCGCGGGCTGCGCCCCGACAACGGCAGCGTCCACCTGCTGCGCGACCTGGCCGCCGCCAGCAAGGGCAGCGGCCTCATCGCCGGACTGGAACGCCTCGGCCCCTCCACGGTCCGGCTGGCCTGGGCCGCCGCCGTGCTCGGCACCGAGATCCAGCCCGCGCTGGCCGCCGCCGTCGCCGGACTCGGCAGCCAGGAGGCCGCCGACTGCGCGGACCGGTTGCGGGCCGCCCGCGTCCTGACCGGCAGCCGCACCCTGGAGTTCGTCCACCCGCTGATCGCCACCGCCGTCTACCGGGCGATACCCGACGCGGTGCGCGTCGCCCTGCACGGCAAGGCCGCCTGGGCGGTCGTCGACGCCGGGCTCGGCGCCACCGCGGCCGCCCGCCACCTGCTGGAGACCCATCCGGAGGAGGACCCGTGGGTGGTGCACCAGTTGCGCTCCGCCGCCCGGGAGATCCTGCGGGCCGGCGCCCCCGAGGCGGCCCGCGACTGCCTGGCCCGGGCGCTGCGCGAGCCCCCGCCGCCCGGCGAGCGGGCCGCCGTCCTGTACGAACTCGGCTGCGCCACACAGCTCCTGGAGCCCACCACCACCGCCAACCACCTGCGCGCCGCCCTCGAAGAGCCGATCGGGGACCCCGAACTGCGCGACGGCATCCTCTTCCTGCTCTCCCAGTCCCTCGCGCACAGCGACCGGCTCAGCGAGGCCGCCGAGGTCGTCGGCAAGGCCGCCCGCACCGCCACCGCGCCGCGCACCCGGCTGCGGATGCAGGCCGAGCAGTTCATGTGGGACGCGTTCCGGTCCGACGAACCCGACTCGCCCGGGCGCTCCCGCCGGCTGGCCCGGCTCGCCGACCGCCTCACCGGCCGCGACCTCACCGAGCGGTACATCATCGGGCTGCGCGCCTGGGACGCCACCCTGCGCGCCGAACCCACCGACACCGTCCTGCGCCACGCCGCCCGCGCGCTGCGCGGCGGCCTGCCCTGGGCCGACGAGGGCCGCGGCTTCGAGGTCCCCGTGCTCGTGGCGATGACCTACGTCTACGCCGACCGGCCCGACCGCGCCGAGGAACTGTTCGCCGAGGGCATCGCCGACTTCGAACGCCACGGCTGGCGCGGCGCGCACCTGTCCTTCGGGTACGTCCTGCTCGGCTACGTCCGCTACCGCTGCGGGCGGCTCGCCGAGGCGGAGGAACTGGCCCGCGACGGGCTGCGGCTGGCCGAGCGGGTCGGCCGCGGCACCCCCGTGCAGTGGTACGCCGTCGCTGTGCTCGCCGGGATACTGGTCGCCCGCGGCCGGGCCGAGGAGGCCGCCGCGCTCGCCGCCGACTACGCCTTCGCCGCGCCCTTCCCCGCCGCCGTGACCTTCCCCGACGCGCAGGCCGTGCACGGCGAGGTGCTGCTCGCCCTGGGGCGGCGCGAGGAGGCCGCCGCGGAACTGGCCGCCGTCGGACGCCGGCTCGACCCGCGCGGCATGCGCAACCCCGGCTGGTGCCCCTGGCAGCTCCACCTCGCCCTGGCCGAGGCGCCCGACGCGCCCGAGCACGCCGCCCGCACCGCGCTCGACGCGGTGGAACGGGCCCGGCAGTTCGGCGCGCCCTCCGCCGTCGGCGGTGCGCTGCGGGTCGCCGCCGAGGTGATCGGCGGGCCGCGCGGCCTCGCCCTGCTCGCCGAGGCCGTCACCCACCTGGAGGCGTCACCGGCCGCCCACCAGCTCGCGGCGGCCCGGGTCGCCCAGGGCGCCGCCCTGCGCGCGGCCGGGCAGCCGGGTCCGGCCGCCGACGCCCTGCGGCGCGGGCTGGAGGGCGCGCTCGGCTGCGGCGCCGACGGCCTGGCCGGGTCTGCCCGGGCCGAGCTGGCCCGGGTGCCGGCGCCGCGGCGTCCGCCCGGCGCCGGATCGCCCGGCGTGCGCGCCACCGCCCCGCGCGAGACGTGA
- a CDS encoding isochorismatase family protein, with translation MTAHDHGHRAAADLRESPLAPGLDPARTALVLVDLMDRVVALPLAPHPGPDVVAAAVGLAAVFRAAGAPVVAVRAQRSGAAEQPPGSGLVPEVAAAADALVVKRTVGAFQSTELDARLRERGIDTLVLAGVATNVGVESTARAAADLGYRLVFAHDAMSGLTAAEHDASVALDFPRFGDVVAWGDVYFA, from the coding sequence ATGACCGCACATGATCACGGCCACCGCGCGGCCGCCGACCTCCGCGAGTCCCCGCTCGCGCCGGGTCTGGACCCCGCCCGTACCGCCCTCGTGCTCGTCGACCTGATGGACCGGGTCGTCGCGCTGCCGCTGGCCCCGCACCCGGGGCCGGACGTGGTGGCGGCGGCGGTGGGACTCGCGGCGGTCTTCCGCGCGGCGGGCGCGCCGGTGGTGGCGGTCCGGGCGCAGCGGTCGGGGGCCGCAGAACAGCCGCCCGGCAGCGGGTTGGTGCCGGAGGTCGCCGCGGCCGCGGACGCGCTGGTGGTCAAGCGGACCGTCGGGGCCTTCCAGTCGACCGAGTTGGACGCGCGGCTGCGGGAGCGCGGCATCGACACGCTGGTCCTGGCCGGCGTCGCCACGAACGTGGGTGTGGAGTCCACCGCCCGGGCCGCCGCCGACCTCGGCTACCGGCTGGTCTTCGCCCACGACGCGATGTCCGGGCTGACCGCGGCGGAGCACGACGCCTCGGTCGCGCTGGACTTCCCCCGGTTCGGCGACGTGGTCGCCTGGGGCGACGTGTACTTCGCCTGA
- a CDS encoding TetR/AcrR family transcriptional regulator yields MDTADRLVTSTQELLWERGYVGTSPKAIQERAGAGQGSMYHHFRGKPDLAAAAMRRSAAELRAQAEGQLAGGGTAVASVGAYLVREREPLRGCRVGRLAMDPEVVASDELRAPVRDTFAWLCGRLSGIVADGVATGELRPDLDPQDTGAALAAVVQGGYVLARAAGDREPFDRAVRGALGLLRAAAADPSS; encoded by the coding sequence ATGGACACCGCGGACCGCCTCGTCACCAGCACCCAGGAACTGCTCTGGGAGCGCGGCTACGTCGGCACCAGCCCCAAGGCCATCCAGGAGCGGGCCGGCGCCGGGCAGGGCAGCATGTACCACCACTTCAGGGGCAAGCCCGACCTCGCGGCCGCCGCGATGCGCCGCAGCGCGGCGGAGCTGCGGGCCCAGGCCGAGGGACAGCTCGCCGGGGGCGGCACGGCCGTGGCGAGCGTGGGCGCGTACCTGGTGCGCGAGCGCGAGCCACTGCGCGGCTGCCGGGTGGGCCGGTTGGCGATGGACCCGGAGGTGGTGGCCAGCGACGAGCTGCGCGCGCCGGTCCGCGACACCTTCGCGTGGCTGTGCGGGCGGCTGTCCGGCATCGTCGCCGACGGCGTCGCCACCGGCGAACTGCGCCCGGACCTCGACCCGCAGGACACCGGTGCCGCGCTCGCCGCGGTCGTCCAGGGCGGTTACGTGCTGGCCCGCGCGGCCGGCGACCGCGAGCCGTTCGACCGGGCGGTGCGCGGCGCGCTGGGCCTGCTCCGGGCCGCCGCGGCCGACCCTTCCTCCTGA
- a CDS encoding pyridoxine/pyridoxamine 5'-phosphate oxidase produces MSDLREVLREIEVFEGELPDFDVSELPADPHELFTEWLLNAIRRGVREPHAMTVSTTGLDGSPSARVLICKDITADGWQFAADRDSRKGRELSARPAASLTFYWSPLARQVRVRGTVRPGTPDESAADFLARSPGARAEALLGRQSAPLADLAVRDADVREAAGRIAARPGLVAPGWTLYTLRAEQVEFWQGDKERRHTRVEYRRTDAGWERGLLWP; encoded by the coding sequence GTGTCCGACCTGCGCGAGGTACTGCGCGAGATCGAGGTGTTCGAGGGGGAGCTGCCGGACTTCGACGTCTCGGAACTGCCCGCGGACCCGCACGAGTTGTTCACCGAGTGGCTGCTGAACGCCATCCGGAGGGGGGTGCGCGAGCCGCACGCGATGACCGTGTCCACCACGGGACTCGACGGGTCCCCGTCGGCGCGTGTGCTGATCTGCAAGGACATCACCGCCGACGGCTGGCAGTTCGCCGCCGACCGCGACAGCCGCAAGGGCCGCGAGCTGTCCGCCCGCCCCGCCGCGTCGCTCACCTTCTACTGGTCGCCGCTCGCCCGCCAGGTGCGGGTGCGCGGCACGGTCCGGCCCGGCACTCCCGACGAGTCGGCCGCGGACTTCCTCGCCCGCTCCCCCGGCGCGCGCGCCGAGGCGCTGCTCGGCCGGCAGAGCGCCCCGCTGGCCGACCTCGCGGTGCGCGACGCCGACGTGCGCGAGGCCGCCGGGCGGATCGCCGCGCGGCCCGGGCTGGTCGCCCCCGGCTGGACGCTGTACACCCTGCGCGCCGAGCAGGTCGAGTTCTGGCAGGGCGACAAGGAGCGCCGGCACACCCGCGTCGAGTACCGCCGTACGGACGCCGGCTGGGAGCGGGGGCTGCTGTGGCCGTGA
- a CDS encoding aminoglycoside phosphotransferase family protein has product MYSASSSVSAPPRLAHPSVGEPVLRPRPAALRRTVAGGPHPLSGRIDLTGPQGAQLRTAVAAVQRICPEFAPVQLLRRGGRTALLIGTSGRAPAVAKCLLDHSPAWAERFRHEIAAYRTFVRQRPPVRVPRLIAADPESCVLVIERVPGRVVAPQRHPVQAPSRTDVRAALSAYARINAWRPANGSFDAPIDYPARIGRYHELGLLTDRDLGDLQKLLRGLAHTQGQFCHGDALLSNVLLSPAGPSLVDWEHSGWYLPGYDLAVLWSVLGDDPAARRQISQQAQAQGAEARDGFLVNLMLVLTREIRTYETAVQRTMRATGPVAPGAAEAGEEQRLLLRRLHDDCGMARRAVRAAVGTQ; this is encoded by the coding sequence ATGTATTCGGCATCGTCCTCCGTGTCCGCCCCGCCCCGGCTCGCGCACCCGTCGGTCGGCGAGCCGGTGCTGCGCCCGCGCCCGGCCGCCTTGCGGCGGACCGTGGCCGGCGGGCCCCATCCGCTCAGCGGGAGAATCGACCTGACCGGCCCCCAGGGGGCCCAGCTGCGCACCGCGGTCGCCGCCGTGCAGCGGATCTGTCCGGAGTTCGCGCCCGTGCAACTGCTGCGGCGCGGGGGCCGCACCGCGCTGCTGATCGGCACCTCCGGCCGGGCGCCGGCCGTCGCGAAGTGTCTGCTGGACCACTCCCCCGCCTGGGCGGAACGTTTCCGCCACGAGATAGCGGCCTACCGCACGTTCGTCCGCCAGCGCCCGCCGGTGCGGGTGCCGCGGCTGATCGCCGCCGACCCGGAAAGCTGCGTCCTGGTGATCGAGCGGGTGCCCGGCCGCGTGGTCGCCCCCCAGCGGCATCCCGTGCAGGCGCCGTCCCGCACGGACGTGCGCGCGGCCCTGTCGGCGTACGCGCGGATCAACGCGTGGCGGCCGGCCAACGGGTCGTTCGACGCGCCCATCGACTACCCGGCGCGGATCGGGCGCTACCACGAGCTGGGCCTGCTCACCGACCGGGACCTGGGCGACCTGCAGAAGCTGCTGCGCGGACTGGCGCACACGCAGGGCCAGTTCTGCCACGGCGACGCCCTCCTGTCGAACGTGCTGCTGTCGCCGGCCGGCCCCTCGCTCGTCGACTGGGAGCACTCGGGCTGGTACCTGCCGGGCTACGACCTGGCCGTGCTGTGGTCGGTGCTCGGCGACGACCCCGCGGCGCGGCGGCAGATCAGCCAGCAGGCCCAGGCGCAGGGCGCGGAGGCACGGGACGGCTTCCTGGTGAACCTGATGCTGGTGCTCACCCGCGAGATCCGCACCTACGAGACCGCCGTGCAGCGGACCATGCGGGCGACCGGGCCGGTCGCGCCGGGCGCCGCGGAGGCGGGCGAGGAGCAGCGGCTGCTGCTGCGCCGGCTCCACGACGACTGCGGGATGGCGCGGCGCGCGGTGCGGGCGGCGGTCGGCACGCAGTGA
- a CDS encoding N-acetylmuramoyl-L-alanine amidase: MPRSAPPPAPGRPAPLGRHARSAVAVAAAALLLPLFGTGTAAHAAATGSLQQTFTDAAGKYGVPRSVLLGVSYLESRWDGHQGMPSVTGGYGPMHLTDARTALTDFPVGPVGDGGDDGRGDDSRPLITPEEAAAPATASFPANLTTVDRAASLTGLAAADLRAEPAANVAGGAALLAAAQRALGEPLSADPADWYAAVARYSGADDRDTADSFADDVFDVIRQGQARTTDSGQRVVLAAVPGLAPASGQAARVGLRADDDANTECPPGLGCEWVPAPYQETGDGDYGNYDLADRPDDEKIDTIVIHDTEGSWDTSLKLVQDPTYLAWHYTVRSSDGHVAQHVRTEDVGWHAGNWYTNAKSVGVEHEGFLTDPDAWYTEAMYRSSARLVRYLAQKYDVPLNRQHILGHDNVPGPTGAYVPGMHTDPGPYWDWGHYMALLGAPVVPTAGAWGGEVTIDPDYATNQPVYTGCTTAGATCPAHGSDAVRLYTAPSEDAPLVQDAGLHGAGGASTTDVNDVGARASTGQQYAVAGRQGDWTAIWYLGQKAWFRNPKANPTAVDATGLVVTPKKGLASIPVYGRAYPEASAYPAGVPVQALTPMPYTVPAGQRYVVGGAVHGEYYYSVTFDPAGHQVVRGKNVYYEIQLGHRVEYVLASDVTLLPSALS, translated from the coding sequence GTGCCGCGTTCCGCTCCCCCGCCCGCACCCGGAAGACCCGCCCCGCTCGGTCGACACGCCCGCAGCGCGGTGGCGGTCGCCGCGGCGGCGCTCCTGCTGCCGCTGTTCGGCACGGGCACCGCGGCCCACGCCGCCGCGACGGGCTCGCTCCAGCAGACGTTCACCGACGCCGCCGGGAAGTACGGCGTACCGCGCAGCGTGCTGCTGGGCGTGTCGTACCTGGAGTCCCGGTGGGACGGCCACCAGGGCATGCCGAGCGTCACCGGCGGCTACGGGCCGATGCACCTGACCGACGCGCGGACCGCGCTCACCGACTTCCCGGTGGGGCCGGTCGGGGACGGCGGCGACGACGGGCGCGGCGACGACTCGCGCCCGCTGATCACGCCCGAGGAGGCGGCCGCACCGGCCACCGCGTCCTTCCCGGCGAACCTGACGACGGTGGACCGCGCGGCGTCCCTGACCGGTCTGGCCGCTGCGGACCTGCGCGCCGAGCCGGCGGCGAACGTGGCGGGCGGAGCGGCCCTGCTGGCCGCCGCGCAGCGCGCGTTGGGCGAGCCGCTGAGCGCCGACCCGGCCGACTGGTACGCCGCCGTGGCGCGCTACTCCGGCGCGGACGACCGGGACACGGCGGACTCGTTCGCCGACGACGTGTTCGACGTGATCCGCCAGGGCCAGGCGCGCACCACCGACAGCGGCCAGCGGGTGGTGCTCGCCGCGGTGCCCGGCCTGGCACCGGCGTCCGGGCAGGCGGCGAGGGTCGGCCTGCGCGCGGACGACGACGCGAACACCGAGTGCCCGCCGGGCCTGGGCTGCGAGTGGGTGCCGGCGCCCTACCAGGAGACCGGGGACGGCGACTACGGCAACTACGACCTCGCCGACCGGCCGGACGACGAGAAGATCGACACGATCGTCATCCACGACACCGAGGGTTCGTGGGACACGTCGCTGAAGCTGGTCCAGGACCCGACGTACCTGGCGTGGCACTACACGGTGCGCTCCTCCGACGGGCACGTCGCGCAGCATGTACGGACCGAGGACGTCGGCTGGCACGCGGGCAACTGGTACACCAACGCCAAGTCCGTCGGGGTCGAGCACGAGGGTTTCCTCACCGATCCGGACGCCTGGTACACCGAGGCGATGTACCGCTCCTCCGCGCGGCTGGTGCGGTACCTGGCGCAGAAGTACGACGTGCCGCTGAACCGGCAGCACATCCTCGGCCACGACAACGTGCCCGGCCCGACCGGCGCCTACGTGCCGGGTATGCACACCGACCCGGGGCCGTACTGGGACTGGGGCCACTACATGGCGCTGCTGGGCGCGCCGGTGGTGCCGACGGCGGGGGCGTGGGGCGGTGAGGTGACGATCGACCCGGACTACGCGACGAACCAGCCGGTCTACACCGGTTGCACCACGGCGGGGGCGACCTGCCCGGCGCACGGCTCCGACGCGGTGCGGCTGTACACCGCGCCGAGCGAGGACGCCCCGCTGGTGCAGGACGCGGGCCTGCACGGCGCGGGCGGCGCCAGCACCACCGACGTCAACGACGTGGGCGCGCGGGCGTCCACCGGCCAGCAGTACGCGGTCGCGGGGCGGCAGGGCGACTGGACGGCGATCTGGTACCTCGGCCAGAAGGCGTGGTTCCGCAACCCGAAGGCGAACCCGACGGCGGTGGACGCGACCGGTCTGGTGGTGACCCCGAAGAAGGGCCTGGCGAGCATCCCCGTCTACGGCCGCGCCTACCCCGAGGCGAGCGCGTACCCGGCCGGCGTGCCGGTCCAGGCGCTCACCCCGATGCCCTACACCGTCCCCGCCGGCCAGCGGTACGTCGTCGGCGGCGCGGTGCACGGCGAGTACTACTACTCCGTGACGTTCGACCCGGCCGGCCACCAGGTGGTGCGCGGCAAGAACGTGTACTACGAGATCCAGCTCGGGCACCGCGTGGAGTACGTCCTCGCGTCGGACGTGACGCTGCTGCCGTCGGCCCTGTCGTAG
- a CDS encoding endonuclease/exonuclease/phosphatase family protein, with amino-acid sequence MAVLSRYPVLATAERPLPTLPGHRDDGKTALHALLDVPGGPLPFFTTHLNSGIAESAVRCAQVRELAAFVAEHARGPFPPVVTGDFNAEPDFDEVRLICGYKTAPAVPGLVLLDAWRFADPALPQGTWDISTEYAVNFGARPSRIDYILVGPPGPDSRGWVRTARRAGDRRTAGVWPSDHAAVVAELALPQPSLKLRGA; translated from the coding sequence GTGGCCGTCCTGAGCCGGTACCCGGTCCTGGCCACGGCCGAGCGGCCGCTGCCCACGCTGCCCGGCCACCGGGACGACGGCAAGACCGCGCTGCACGCCCTCCTGGACGTGCCCGGCGGGCCGCTGCCCTTCTTCACCACCCACCTCAACTCCGGCATCGCCGAGTCCGCGGTGCGCTGCGCGCAGGTCCGCGAGCTGGCGGCGTTCGTCGCCGAGCACGCCCGCGGGCCCTTCCCGCCGGTCGTCACGGGCGACTTCAACGCCGAGCCCGACTTCGACGAGGTACGGCTGATCTGCGGCTACAAGACCGCGCCCGCCGTGCCCGGGCTGGTGCTGCTCGACGCCTGGCGGTTCGCCGACCCCGCGCTGCCGCAGGGCACCTGGGACATCAGCACCGAGTACGCCGTCAACTTCGGGGCACGCCCCAGCCGCATCGACTACATCCTCGTCGGGCCGCCGGGTCCGGACAGCCGCGGCTGGGTCCGCACCGCCCGCCGCGCCGGCGACCGTCGGACCGCCGGGGTGTGGCCGTCGGACCACGCGGCCGTCGTCGCCGAACTCGCCCTGCCACAGCCGTCGTTGAAGCTGAGGGGCGCCTGA
- a CDS encoding DUF4865 family protein produces the protein MHGMNYRIGLPADYDMGVIRERVATRGHLLDSAPGLGLKAYLVRERGTDGSPVNEYAPFYLWNTARGMNGFLWGPGFHSLVADFGRPAVQHWSGLAFERGPAVAEPPSAATRTARPLAADEPLAEVLARELEELREVAAGPGTHSAALLVDPRHWELLRFTLWRDRAPEEPGAERFQVLHLSRPELDAVETGRQW, from the coding sequence GTGCACGGCATGAACTACCGCATCGGCCTGCCCGCCGACTACGACATGGGCGTCATCAGGGAGCGGGTCGCGACCCGCGGCCATCTGCTCGACAGCGCACCGGGGTTGGGGCTGAAGGCGTACCTGGTCCGGGAGCGCGGGACCGACGGATCGCCGGTGAACGAGTACGCGCCCTTCTACCTGTGGAACACCGCGCGGGGCATGAACGGCTTCCTGTGGGGGCCCGGATTCCATTCCCTGGTCGCCGACTTCGGCCGCCCGGCGGTCCAGCACTGGTCCGGGCTCGCCTTCGAGCGGGGGCCGGCCGTGGCCGAACCGCCGTCGGCCGCCACGCGGACGGCCCGGCCGCTGGCCGCGGACGAACCGCTCGCGGAGGTCCTCGCGCGCGAACTGGAGGAACTGCGGGAGGTGGCGGCAGGTCCCGGCACGCACTCCGCCGCGCTGCTGGTCGACCCGCGGCACTGGGAGCTGCTGCGCTTCACGCTGTGGCGGGACCGCGCGCCGGAGGAGCCCGGGGCCGAGCGCTTCCAGGTGCTGCACCTGTCCCGGCCGGAGCTGGACGCCGTCGAGACGGGCAGGCAGTGGTGA
- a CDS encoding CGNR zinc finger domain-containing protein translates to MPVDHLAIALAVTVRHDGHGGVADDLADPAGLAAWVRLHARELAEYGFAAADLPSPPEGPGGPDLPDGSAASDGSAESTRSAESTGSAGRHGPDADPVTTGAAPAGDGPHGTATGPAMLAAAVGVRTALRALFARAVLPGAPSKADAGRLPDAAAALDRLNAAAARVPVTHRLAWPPGAAPAAGYAVAGRHAPADLLAAALARAGMAFLAGPDRPRLRACPAPRCVRYFVQAHARQEWCKPSCGNRARVARHHARHRDQPTDTPK, encoded by the coding sequence ATGCCGGTTGATCATCTCGCCATCGCCCTCGCGGTCACCGTCCGCCACGACGGGCACGGCGGAGTCGCGGACGACCTCGCCGACCCCGCCGGGCTGGCCGCGTGGGTGCGGCTGCACGCGCGGGAACTGGCGGAGTACGGCTTCGCGGCGGCGGACCTGCCGTCCCCGCCGGAGGGACCGGGCGGACCGGACCTGCCGGACGGGTCTGCCGCGTCGGACGGGTCCGCTGAGTCCACCAGGTCTGCCGAGTCCACCGGGTCCGCCGGGCGGCACGGCCCGGACGCCGACCCGGTCACGACCGGCGCCGCCCCCGCAGGCGACGGTCCACACGGCACCGCCACCGGCCCCGCGATGCTCGCGGCCGCCGTCGGCGTACGGACCGCGCTGCGGGCGCTGTTCGCCCGCGCGGTGCTGCCCGGCGCGCCCAGCAAGGCCGACGCCGGGCGGCTGCCGGATGCTGCCGCGGCCCTGGACCGGCTGAACGCGGCCGCCGCGCGGGTGCCGGTCACCCATCGGCTCGCCTGGCCGCCCGGCGCCGCACCCGCCGCCGGCTACGCGGTGGCAGGGCGGCACGCCCCCGCCGACCTGCTCGCCGCGGCGCTCGCCCGGGCGGGCATGGCCTTCCTCGCCGGCCCGGACCGGCCCCGGCTGCGGGCCTGCCCGGCGCCGCGCTGCGTGCGCTACTTCGTCCAGGCGCACGCCCGCCAGGAGTGGTGCAAGCCCTCCTGCGGCAACCGCGCCCGGGTCGCCCGCCACCACGCCCGCCACCGCGACCAGCCCACCGACACCCCCAAATGA